A genome region from Populus alba chromosome 5, ASM523922v2, whole genome shotgun sequence includes the following:
- the LOC118061651 gene encoding heat stress transcription factor A-7a — MNPFFTVKQEYAGSSSSPPSGGDEPPPVMLPPQPREGLHDTGPPPFLTKTFDMVDDPTTNHIVSWNRGGSSFVAWDPHSFSTNLLPRYFKHNNFSSFVRQLNTYGFRKIDPDRWEFANEGFLSGQKHLLRNIKRRKAPSQPLTQQQAPDACVEVGRFGLDGEIDRLKRDKQVLMMELVKLRQQQQNARSYIQAMEQRLQAIEQKQQQMMQFLARAMQNPAFLQQLAQQKEKRKELEEAMTKKRRRPIDQVSSRGGSGRRGGESSHIGGSANPIKAEPLESGDLEFEVSELEALALEMQGYGRARREQEDGVEELETPESKDRELDEGFWEELLNESTGGDEDDVNILAERLGYLGSSPK, encoded by the exons ATGAATCCATTTTTCACTGTGAAGCAAGAGTATGCAGGATCAAGTTCATCGCCGCCGTCCGGCGGTGATGAGCCCCCACCAGTTATGCTGCCACCGCAGCCAAGGGAAGGCTTACATGATACAGGACCACCACCATTCCTGACTAAGACTTTTGACATGGTAGATGACCCAACGACCAATCACATAGTTTCTTGGAACAGAGGAGGTTCTAGCTTTGTTGCCTGGGATCCTCATTCGTTCTCCACAAATCTCCTTCCTAGATACttcaaacataataatttttccaGCTTTGTCAGGCAGCTCAATACTTAT ggttttagAAAGATTGATCCAGATAGATGGGAGTTTGCCAATGAAGGATTTCTGAGCGGTCAAAAGCATCTCTTAAGGAATATAAAGAGAAGAAAGGCACCCTCTCAGCCTCTTACTCAACAGCAAGCTCCAGATGCTTGCGTTGAAGTTGGCCGTTTTGGATTAGATGGAGAAATCGATCGCTTGAAACGTGACAAGCAGGTTTTAATGATGGAATTAGTGAAACTTAGACAGCAGCAACAGAATGCTAGATCTTATATACAAGCTATGGAGCAAAGGCTACAAGCGATAGAGCAAAAGCAGCAGCAAATGATGCAATTCTTAGCTAGAGCAATGCAAAATCCAGCCTTTTTACAGCAGTTAGCTCAGcagaaggagaaaaggaaagagctTGAGGAAGCAATGACTAAAAAGAGAAGGCGGCCTATTGATCAAGTATCTAGTAGAGGTGGTAGTGGTCGTCGTGGTGGTGAATCGAGCCATATTGGTGGAAGTGCAAACCCCATCAAGGCAGAGCCTTTAGAGTCTGGAGACCTTGAATTTGAAGTGTCAGAGCTAGAAGCACTTGCATTGGAAATGCAAGGGTATGGTAGGGCAAGGAGAGAGCAAGAGGATGGAGTAGAAGAGCTAGAGACACCAGAAAGTAAAGATAGAGAACTTGATGAGGGATTTTGGGAAGAACTGTTAAATGAGAGTACTGGAGGAGATGAAGATGATGTCAATATATTAGCCGAGCGCTTGGGTTATCTGGGTTCAAGTCCTAAGTAG